The Stackebrandtia nassauensis DSM 44728 genome includes the window TGGCGGGCGGGTCGTTTTCCCAGAGGGCGTCGACGAGTCGGGAGACGGTGACGACGCGGCCGGTCTCGAGGAGCAGCAGGGCGAGCAGTTTCGGATGGTGTCTGCCCGATATGGTCACCGGCTCGCCGTCGCGGGACACCTCCAGTGGTCCCAAGATCCGAAACTTCACGCCGCCCACGTTAGAGGTTCAGGTGAACGGATGTCGACTTGGTTGCCGCGTTTGGGTAGTCGTGCGCTAATAGGACTCGGTGATCGCGTCGGCGTTGCCGTGGCCGAAGGTCGGGAACGGGTCGATGTTGCCGTAGGCGTGGACCGTGCCGCCCGCGTCGTCGACCATTTTGGTCCAGCAGCTGGTGTTCTCGCCCGGCGGGCTGGCGCAGCTGTAGGTGAGGCCGTCGGAGTCGCGGACGACGTCGGCGAAGCCGACGTGGGCGTCGCCGGGTACGTGCTCCATGTCGTTGTGGAGCCGGGCCCAGGCGGTGTGGCAGAAGTGGCTGTAGCGCAGTTCCACGGTGCCGAGCCGGTTGCCCTTGTACTCGATGTCGGCGGACGCGACGGTGGCGGCGTCGTTGTTGCACGTTGTGCCTTGTGGATTGACGCCGTCCCAGTCGCGCAGGTCGGCGGCCTGGGCGGGTTTGGTGAGGGCCAGTGTGACGAACAGGATCGTGACGGCGGCGGCGATGCCGAAGCGGACGGCGCGGCTCATGCGGTGTGTATGTGGATTGGTCGACGGCGTATTCATGGCGTCCCTCCCCAGGTGATGCGGCTCGTGGTTGGGCCGATCGGTGTCGATCTTTCCGGAAGTCGGGCGACGTGGGGGCGGGTCGCGGCAGCCGGGGTGGGGAGAATTGTCGGATATGTGACGAAACGTCGCAGAGTGCCACGCCGACTACTTATGGTGATGGCTCGATGTGTCGCGGACACATCGAGCCATCGGGGTGGGTCTATTCGAAGGCGGCCTCGACGATGCGCGCCTTGTAGAACTGCGCGTCGGCGAGGGTCTTGTCGCCGGAGTCGAAGTGGACGGTGGGGCTGCTCCAGGGGCGGGGTTCGACGTTCTCGGCGCGCACCCACAGGTACTCGCCGGAACGGTGGCGCACGAAGGCCTTGATGCGGGTCTCGGCGCGCAGGACCTTGGCGGTCAGCGCGGCGGTGTCCACTTCGTAGGCGGCCTTGGTGTCGGTGACGACGAGCTTGCCGGGGTTGGTGTAGTCGGGTTGCAGGTCGTGGCCGCCGCCGGGCAGCGCGACGGATTTGCCGGTGTCCTTCAGCCGGGTCTCGCGGTAGGAGCCGGTGACCTGGTAGGCGCGCACGACGTAGTCGCCGATGGCCCACAGGACGTTGAGGCTCGGGTCCCACAGGACGCCGTGGGCGCCGGGCAGGTTGACCGTCTGGACCTTGGCCAGGGTGGAGGGGTCGGTGATCTTGGTGGGGCCGTAGACGTTGAGGTAACCGCCCGAGCTGGCGGTGACGATGGCGGCGATGTTGGGTATGCGTTCGATGGCGTGCGGGTTGCCGCCGGGTTCGCCGGTCCACAGGACCTTGCCCGCCGAGGTGATGATCCCGGCGTATCCGCCGCTGGCGGCGGCCAGCACGACTCGGCCGAAGTGCTTGGTGTCGCGAAACCTCACGTCCGACAGGTTGGACCAGCCTCGCGACGTCGAGCCCCATTTCCACTTGATGGTGCTCTCGTTCCAGGCGTCGTCCTTGTTGAAGACGAGGATGCGGTTGGTGCGCTGCTCGGTCATGGCGACCTGGTAGTTCTCCGAGGCTGACGCGGTGGTGGCGAGGAGGGGGACGGTGGCGGCGCCGACGGCGGCTCCGCGCAGCAGGGTACGACGTTTCATGGATTACCTCCGGGAGACGGGCACTTAGGAGTATGTCAGCGGCGGAGGCACGCGTCACTGTCTCGCACGTCGATAACCCATAGACCACCCATATGCATGGTGATACGATGCTCTGCATAGAAATACACAAACCCGAAGAGGTGGACTCCATGGGAAACCGGATCGCGGTGGCCGGTGCCAGCGGCTACGCGGGAGGTGAGGTGCTGCGGCTGCTCGCCGGGCACCCGAATATCGAGATAGCGGCGGTGACGGCCCACAGCAAGGCCGGTCAGCCGGTCACCGACACCCACCCGCACCTGCGATCCCTGGCCGGGCGCACCTTCGCCGAGACCACCGTGGACGCGCTGGCCGAGGCCGACCTCGTCGTCATCACCCTGCCGCACGGCCAGTCGGCGGAACTGGCGGCGAAACTGCCGGCCGACGCGAAGATCGTCGACCTGGGTGCCGATCACCGGCTCGTCGACGCCGCCGCCTGGGAGGCCTACTACGACGGCCCGCACGCCGGCGCCTGGACCTACGGACTGCCGGAACTGCCCGGCGGCCGGGAGGCCATCGCCGCGTCCAAGCGGGTCGCCGCCACCGGCTGCTACGCCGTTGCCACCACGCTGGCGCTCGCGCCGATCCTGGCCTCGGGTATCGGACAGCCGGACGACGTCGTCGTCGTTGCCGCCTCGGGCACCTCGGGCGCGGGCAGCGCAGCCAAGCCGCACCTGATGGCCAGCGAGGTCGCCGGTTCGCTCAGTCCCTACAAGGTCGGCGCGCACCAGCACGTTCCCGAGATCAAACAGGCCACGCGGGCCCGGTCGCTGTCGTTCACGCCGGTGCTGGCGCCGATGCCGCGGGGCATCCTGTCGACCGTGACGGTCAAACCCGCCGACGCCGGGCTGACCACCGCCGAGGTCCACGAGGTGCTGGCCGCCGCCTACGCCGACGAACCGTTCGTCCACGTGCTGCCGAACGGCAGCTGGCCGCGCACCGCCGACACGCTGGGATCCAACTCGTGTCACCTGCAGGCCACGATGGACTCCGACGCCGATCGCATCATCGTCACCGCCGCCATCGACAACCTCGGCAAGGGCGCGGCCGGACAGGTCGTCCAGTGCGCCAACCTGATGCTGGGCCTCGACGAAACCGCCGGACTCAATGTGGATGGAGTCGCGCCATGACCGTCACCGTTCCCCAGGGCTTCACCGCCGCCGGAATCGCCGCCGGGATCAAGGCGGGCAAACGCGATCTGGCGCTGGTCGTCAACAACGGTCCCCAGTACACCGCCGCCGGGGTCGTCACCAAGAACCGCATCAAGGCCGCCCCGGTCCTGTGGACCCAGCAGGTCATCAAGGACGGGAAACTGCGGGCCGTCGTGCTGAACTCCGGCGGCGCCAACGCCTGCACCGGACCGGCCGGGTTCGCCGACACCCACCACACCGCAGAGAAGGTCGCCGAGGTGCTCGACATCGGCTCGGCCGACGTCGCGGTGTGCTCCACCGGGCTGATCGGTGAACGGCTGCCCATGGACGCGATCCTGTCCGGTGTGGACAAGGTCGCCGCCGAGCTGTCCGCCACCGGCGGGGCCGACGCCGCCGAGGCGATCATGACCACCGACACGAAGCCCAAGGACACCGTGGTGCGCGGCGACGGCTACTGCATCGGCGGCATCGGCAAGGGCGCGGGAATGCTGGCCCCCGGACTGGCCACCATGCTGTGCGTCTTCACCACCGACGCGCTGATCGAGCCCGACATCGCCGCGGCCGCGCTGACCGAGGCCTGCCGCCTCACCTTCGACCGGCTCGACTCCGACGGATCGATGTCCACCAACGACACCGTGCTGCTGCTGGCCTCGGGCGCCTCGGGCGTCATCCCCGACGTCAAGGGCTTCACCAGCGAACTCACCCACGCGTGCGGATCCATCGCCCGGCAACTGATGTCCGACGCCGAAGGCTCCACCAAGGACGTCACCATCACCGTGACCGGCGCCGCCGACACCGACGACGCGGTCGAGGTGGGCCGGGCCGTGGCCCGCGACAACCTGGTCAAGACCGCGCTGTTCGGCTGCGACCCGAACTGGGGCCGGATCCTGGCCGCCGTGGGCACCACGGCCGCCGCCTTCGAACCCGACGCGGTGGACGTGGCCGTCAACGGCGTGTGGATCTGTCGCGACGGCGCCGCTGCCGAAGACCGGTCCGGAGTGGACCTGTCGGGACGCGAGGTCGACATCACTATCGACCTGCGCAGCGGCCGCGACTCGGCCACCATCTGGACCAACGACCTGTCGCACGCCTACGTCCACGAGAACTCGGCGTACTCGTCATGACCGAGCAGCTCACCGACAACGTCCGCGACGCCCTCGGCAAGGCGCAGACCCTCGTGGAGGCCCTGCCGTGGCTGGAACGGTTCCACGGCAAGACCGTCGTGGTCAAGTACGGCGGCCACGCCATGGTGGACCCCGGACTGCGGGAGGCCTTCGCCAAGGACATGGTGTTCCTGCGCTACGCCGGGCTCAAGCCCGTCGTCGTGCACGGCGGCGGACCGCAGATATCGTCCATGCTGGACAAACTCGGCATCGCCTCGGAGTTCCGGGGCGGGCTGCGGGTCACCACCTCCGAGGCCATGGACGTGGTGCGGATGGTCCTGGTCGGGCAGGTCGGCCGGGAACTGGTCGGTCTCATCAACGAACACGGGCCGTTCGCCGTCGGCATGTCCGGCGAGGACGCCCGGCTGTTCACCGCCAAACGCCGCAAGGCCATGGTGGACGGTGAAGCCGTCGACATCGGCCAGGTCGGCGACGTCGCGCGGGTCAACACCGACGCCGTCACCGACCTGATCGCGGCGGGCCGCATCCCGGTCATCTCCACCGTCGCCCCCGACGTCGACGGCGTCGTCCACAACGTCAACGCCGACACCGCCGCCGCGGCGCTGGCGCAGGCGCTCCAGGCCCAGAAGCTGGTCGTCCTGACCGATGTGGACGGCCTGTACGGCGACTGGCCCGACACCACCAGCCTGATCCGCCAGATCAGCGCCCCCGAGCTGAAACACCTGCTGCCCAGCCTGTCGGCCGGTATGGCGCCCAAAATGGAGGCCTGCCTGCGCGCCGTCGAGGGCGGGGTACCGCAGGCACACGTCATCGACGGCAGGGTGCCCCACTCCCTGCTGCTGGAAGTCTTCACATCCGAAGGAGTCGGAACCATGGTGGTGCCCCAATGACGGCCACACAGGACCTCAGGGAGCGGTTCACCGACGCCCTGATGCCCAACTACGGGACGCCCGGCGTCGCGCTGTCGCACGGCGACGGCACCACCGTCTACGACGTCGACGGCAACGAGTACCTCGACTTCATCGGCGGCATCGCCGTGTCGGCATTGGGACACGCCCACCCGGCACTGGTCACCGCCGTTTCCGAACAGGTCGCCCGGATCGCCCACACCTCCAACCTGTTCCTGCACGAACCCGAGGTCGCGCTCGCCGAGAAACTGCTGTCGCTCGTGGGCGAACCCGGCAAGGTGTTCTTCTCCAACAGCGGCACCGAAGCCAACGAATGCGCCCTCAAACTCGCCATCGCCAACGGCAAAGCCAAGGGCCGCACCTACTTCGTCGCCAGCACCGACGGCTTCCACGGCCGCAGCATGGGGGCGCTGGCCCTGACCGGCAAGGCCGCGATCCGGGAACCCTTCGCGCCCTTCGGTATCGACGTGCGGTTCGTGCCCTACGGTGACGCCGCCGCCCTCAACGACGCCGTGGACGAATCCTGCGCCGCGGTGATCCTGGAACCCACCCAGGGCGAGACCGGCGTCGTGCCGCCGCCCGAGGGCTACTTCGCCGCTGTGCGCGACATCTGCGACACCACCGGGGCGCTGTTCATCGCCGACGAGATCCAGTCCGGCATCGGTCGCACCGGAACCTGGTTCGCCTACCAGCAGACCGGCATCGTCCCCGACGTCGTCACCCTCGCCAAGGGACTCGGCGGGGGACTGCCCATCGGCGCCTGTATCGGCATCGGCGCCTACGGCGACGTCTTCGCCAAGGGCGACCACGGTTCCACCTTCGGCGGCAACCCGGTCGCCACCGCCGCGGCGCTGGCGGTACTGGACACCATCGAGTCCGACAAACTCACCGAAGCCGCCGCCGACAAGGGAAAGCGGCTCGCCGAGGGCATCCGGGCACTGAACCACCCGCTGGTCGCCGAGGTCCGGGGCAAGGGCCTGTGGCTGGGCGTCGAGCTGACCGCCGAGGTTGCCGCCGACGTCGACTCGACGCTGCGCTCGTCCGGCGTCCTCGCCAACCCGGTGCGCCCCAACGTCATCCGGCTCGCGCCGCCGCTGGTCGTCACCGACGCCCAGATCGACGCGTTCCTGAGCGTGCTTCCCCGCGCGCTCGACGCGGCCTACCCGCCGGGAGGACGACCGTGAAGCACTTCCTCAGGGACGACGACCTCGACTTCGCCAGTCAGTGCGCCCTCATCGACCTGGCCAGGGCCTTCAAGGCCGAGCCGCTGGCCGCCCGGCCGCTGTCCGGTCCGAAATCCGTGGCCGTGGTGTTCGAGAAGGAATCCACGCGCACCCGGATGTCCTTCCAGGTCGGCATCACCCAACTGGGCGGCAACCCCGTCATCGTGGACGCCCAGTCCAGCCACCTGTCCCGCGGTGAGACCATAGAGGACACCGCCCGGGTTCTGTCCGGTTATGTGGACGCCATCGTGATCCGCACCTACGGCGACGACCGGATCCAGGCGCTGGCCGCCGCGGCCACCGTCCCCGTCGTCAACGCCCTCACCGACGGCTTTCACCCCTGCCAGCTGCTGGCCGACCTGCAGACCGTCTCCGAGGAGTTCGGGTCGATCGCCGGACGCACCATCGCCTACGTCGGCGACGCCGCCAACAACATGGCCCACTCCAACCTGCTGGCCGGAGCGTTGGCAGGCGCGCACGTCCGGGTCGCCGGACCGCCCGGCTACCAGCCCGACCCCGGCATCCTCGACCAGGCCACCGCCCTGGCCGCCCGCCACGGCGGCAGCGTCACCGCCACCACCGACGTGGCAGCGGCCGTGGCCGGAGCCGACGTCGTCGCCACCGACACCTGGGTCTCCATGGGACACGCCGACCGCGACGAACGGCTCGACACCCTGGCGCCCTACCAGGTCAACGCGGAACTGCTCGACCTCGCCGCCGACCACGCCATCGTCCTGCACTGCCTGCCCGCCCACCGTGGCGAGGAGATCACCGACGAGGTCATGGACGGTCCACAATCGCGGGTCTTCCAGCAGGCCGAGAACCGGCTGCACGCGCAGAAGGCGCTGCTGACCCGGCTGGTCACCGGCTCCTTCGACGTACCGGAGTTCACCCAGTCGTGGGAGGTGACCTCGTGAACGCACCCGTCACCAAAGCCGCCCGGCACGCCCGCATCGCCGCGATCATCGACGCCAACCCGGTGCAGTCGCAGACGGCGCTGGCCGGGATGCTCGCCGACGAGGGCATCTCCGTCACCCAGGCCACGCTGTCGCGCGACCTGGAGGAACTGGGCGCGGTCAAGGTGCGCGGCACCGACGCCGCCCCCGCCACCTATGCGATCTTCCCCGAAGGGGACGGTCCACTGCGGAGCGCCACCCGGCCGCCCGAGCGACTGCTGCGACGACTGCGGGAACTGCTCACCGGCGCCGACCACTCCGGCAACCTCGCGGTCCTGCGAACCCCGCCCGGGGCCGCGCAGTTCCTCGCCAGCGTCATCGACCGCTCCGGCCTGGCCGACATCGTCGGCACCATCGCCGGGGACGACACGATCCTGGTCGTCGCCCGCGACGGCCTGTCGGGCGCCGAACTGGCCGAGCAACTGCTGTCCTGGGCGGGAAAAGACTCGGAGACCAACAACGCCAAAGCCAACCGGGCCACCACGCCACGGTTCGACACGGAAAAGGAAAACTCATGACTGAACGCGTAGTGCTGGCCTTCTCGGGGGGACTCGACACCTCGGTGGCCATCCCGTACCTGGCCGAGCAGACCGGCGGCGAGGTCATCGCCGTGGCCATCGACGTCGGCCAGGACGGCGAAGACCTGAACGTGATCCGGCAGCGCGCCCTCGACTGCGGCGCCGTCGAAGCCGAGGTCGTCGACGCCCGCGAGGAGTTCGCCGCGGACTACTGCTTCCCGGCCATCCAGGCCAACGCCCTCTACATGGACCGCTACCCGCTGCTGTCGGGACTGTCGCGGCCGCTGATCGTCAAGCACCTCGTCGACGCCGCCATCAAGCACGGCGCCACCATCGTGTCGCACGGCTGCACCGGCAAGGGCAACGACCAGGTCCGGTTCGAGGCGGGCCTGGCGGCGCTGGCGCCGCACCTGAAGGTCATCGCCCCGGCCCGGGACTTCGCCTGGACCCGCGACAAGGCCATCGAATACGCTGAGTCCAAGAACCTGCCCATCGACGTGTCCAACAAGTCGCCGTACTCGATCGACCAGAACCTGTGGGGCCGGGCCATCGAGACCGGGTTCCTGGAGGACATCTGGAACGCCCCCATCGAGGACATCTACGCCTACACCGCCGACCCGTCGGTGGCCCGGGACCCCGACGAGGTGATCATCACCTTCGACGCGGGCGTGCCGGTGGCGCTGGACGGCGAGACCAAGACGCCGTTGCAGGTCATCACCGAACTCAACTCCCGGGCCGGAGCCCAGGGCGTGGGACGGCTCGACATGGTCGAGGACCGGCTGGTGGGCATCAAGAGCCGCGAAGTCTACGAGGCCCCGGCCGCGATCGCGCTGATCACCGCGCACCAGGAACTGGAGAACGTCACCGTCGAACGCGACCAGGCCCGGTTCAAGAAGGGCGTCGACCAGCGCTGGGGCGAACTCGTCTACGACGGCCTGTGGTTCTCGCCGCTGAAGAACTCGCTGGACGCGTTCATCGGCGACACCCAGAAGCACGTCACCGGCGACATCCGGCTGACCCTGCACGGCGGCCGCGCCACCGTCACCGGACGGCGCTCCGAGGCCAGCCTCTACGACTTCGGCCTGGCCACCTACGACGAGGGCGACGCCTTCGACCAGTCGCTCGCCAAGGGCTTCGTCGACCTGTGGAGCCTGCCGTCCAAACTGGCCTCCGCCCGGGACGAACGGCTCAAGGGAGACGCATGAGCAAGCTGTGGGGCGGACGCTTCACCGGCGGTCCGGCCGAGGCGTTGGCGGCGCTGAGCGTCAGCACCCATTTCGACATGCGGCTGGCCTCCTACGACCTGGCCGCGTCCAAGGCCCACGCCCGGGTACTGCACCGGGCGGGGCTGCTGGACGACGAGGAGGTCGGGCGGCTGCTCGACGCCCTGGACGCGCTGTCGCACGAGGTCGCCAGCGGCGAGTTCACCGCCCGGCCCGAGGAGGAGGACGTCCACGCCGCCCTGGAACGCGGCCTGGTGGAACGCCTCGGGCCGTTGGGCGGCAAGCTGCGGGCCGGTAGGTCCCGCAACGACCAGACCGCCTGCGAACTGCGGATGTACTGCCGCGACCACACCCGGCAGCTGGCCGCCGACCTGCTCGACCTCATCGACGCGCTGACCGCCCAGGCCGTGGAACACGCGTCGACGCCGGTCCCGGGCATGACCCACCTGCAGCACGCCCAGCCGGTCACCTTCGGACACCAGCTGCTGGCCCACGTGCAGGCGCTGCTGCGGGACCTGGAACGCCTGCGCGACTGGGACTCCCGGGCCGCGGTCTCGCCGTTGGGCTCGGGGGCGCTGGCCGGTTCCTCGCTGCCGCTGGACCCGGTGGCGGTGGCCGCCGAACTCGGTTTCGAGTCCTGCGCCGCCAACTCCATGGACGGGGTGGCCGATAGGGACTTCGTGGCCGAGCTGCTGTTCGTGACCGCGCTGATCGGGGTGCACCTGTCGCGACTGTCCGAAGAGGTCATCCTGTGGAGCTGCCAGGAGTTCTCCTGGATCACATTGGACGACGCTTACTCCACTGGTTCGTCCATCATGCCGCAGAAGAAGAACCCGGACATCGCCGAACTGACGCGCGGCAAGGCCGGGCGGCTCATCGGCGACCTGACCGGACTGCTGGCGACCCTCAAGGGACAGCCGCTCACCTACAACCGGGATCTCCAGGAGGACAAGGAACCCGTCTTCGACGCGCTTGACACCCTCAAGCTGGTGCTTCCGGCACTGGCCGGGATGATCGCGACGATGACCGTCCACGGTGACCGGATGGCGGCGGCGGCCCCGATCGGGTACTCGCTGGCCACCGAGGTCGCCGACTGGCTGGTCCGCGAGGGAGTCCCGTTCAAGGACGCCCACGAGATCACCGGCGCCCTGGTCGCGCACTGCGCCAAGAACGGCATCGAACTGCACGAGGTCTCGGACGCCGACCTGGCCACGATCAGCCCGCACCTCAACGCCTCAGTGCGGGACGTCCTGACCGTCGAGGGCGCCCTGGCGGCCCGCACCACGCCCGGTTCCACCGGACCCGGTCCGGTGGCCGACCAGCTGGCGGCGGTACGTGAGGCGCTGCCGACCTGGCGCGGCTGGGCGGCGGCGCAGGTAGTGCCTGACTGAAACCTCCCGAACCCCCGTCGGCGGGTGTTAGCGTGAGCCCGCCGACGGGGGGAGTCCACTGTGTGTACGAGCGTGCCGTTTCGGGCCGTTGTCGTGGTGTTGGCCGGTGTGATGGCGCTGACGGCGCTGTCGATCACCCCGGCGGGGGCGGACACTGCGACACCGAGACTGTCGAAGCGGACCCACTGCAAGTCCGACAGGACCGCGTGGTGCGCCATGCTCACGGTCCCGGTGAACCAAACCCACCGACACGATCTCGCTGCGCGTCATCAAACGCGAAGCCACCGGAACCGCCGCCGAGAAACGGGGCGTCCTGTTCGTGGACTGGGGTGGTCCGGACGGCACCAGCGCGTCGGACCTTCTCAACCGCGACGGCCAAGCGCCGTACAAGAACTTCAGCAAGAAGCTGCGAAAGAGAGCCTCACCCTCGTCGGCATCAACGAACGCGAGGGCCGTGCCAACTGTGACGACTCGTTGAACACCAAACTTGACGAGCGTGCCCTGCTTCCCATGACCCAGGCCAAATACGACTCGCAGCGAAAACTGACCGCCGACTACGGCACCGTCAAGGGACAGACCTACGCCCGCCTGGTCGGCCCGAGGGTGCGAGCGATGGTCCTGGACAGCAACCAGGACCACGCACTGACCACGAAGGACTATCTGACGACCGCGACCTGGAAGGCCAGCAAGACGGCCGCGCCGCACTCGGGGTACCGCTGGCGACAGCCGCGATGCGGCATGACTACGCCACACCGCACCGGTCGTCGAAGGACGTCGCCGACCGCAACGACGCTCCACTGTTGACCTACGACGGCTTCGGCCACATCGCGTACCGCTCCGGCCGCGACTGCGTGTCCAAGGCCCTGGACGCGTTCCTCATCGACAAGACCCCGGTGCCCGACGGCACCGTGTGTCCCGGAGCGACCACTGTGCCGTGACCACCAGGCCTGGAGCCCATGACCCACGTCACTGGGAGCGTGTCGCTTGGCATATTTGTCGGTCCGTGGTACTTAGCTGAAACCATGGCTGACAATACGATTCTGGTCATCGGCAGCACCGGCAAGATCGGGCGCCATGTCGCCGAACGGCTACGCGAGCGCGACGTCACCGTCAAGGCGGCGTCCCGGTCCGGCCCGGTCCACTTCGACTGGCACGACGAGGCCACCTGGCCGGGTGCCCTCGACGGCGCGCAGGGCGCCTATCTCGTCGACTCCCAGGACGCCGATCGCGTCCCGCTGCTGCGCCGCTTCAGCGCGCTGGCCGCCCACCGGGGCCTGCGCCGTCTGGTGTTCCTGTCGGCCCGCGAGGCCGAGAGCGTCAACCCCACCCTGGAGGAGAAGGAGGCGGCCATCAAGGACGCCGGTACCGAGTGGACGATCCTGCGTCCGGTCTGGTTCAACCAGAACTTCTCCGAGGTCGCGGCGTTCCGGGAACCATTGCGGGCGGGGGAGTTGCGCCTGCCCGCCGGGGACGGTCCGCAACCCTTCATCGACGCCGAGGACATCGCCGAGGTCGCCGCCGCCGCGCTGACCACCGACGGCCACCACGGCCGCACCTACGACCTGTCCGGGCCGGAGGCGATCAGCTTCGGCGAGGCCGTCGCCCACATCGCCAAGGCCACCGGCCGCGACCTGCGCTACCGCCCGGTCAGCGCTGAAGATTACGTCGCCGACCCGGCCGCGTTCGGCGCCCAGCCCGGCCAGGCCGAGGGGTACGCGCTGCTCATGGCCGCGATCGCCGAGGGCAAGACGTCGCACCTGTCCGACGGCGTGAAGCAGGCGCTGGGCCGCGATCCGCGCGGCTTCGCCGAATACGCCGTCAAGACCGCCGCCACCGGCGTGTGGGACGCCTGAGCCGCGACCGAACCCGAACGGGGCGGGGCGGACGAGTCGATCGTCCGGCCCGCCCCGCTGAGCGCGGCACTCACTCGTGCCGGTACACCTCGACGCCGTCCACAAAGGCGGTCTCGACCCGGCTGTAGACGTCCAGCGGATCTCCCGACCACAAGCACAGGTCGGCGTCCTTGCCGGGCGTCAGCGAACCGATCCGATCGTCGACGCCCATGATGCGGGCCGGGTTGATCGTCACCGCCCGCAGCGCGGCGTCGCGGTCGAGACCGTCGCGCACCGCCAACGTCACCTGGGTGATCAGATGCGCGATCGGCACCACCGGGTGGTCGGTGGTGA containing:
- a CDS encoding alpha/beta hydrolase, with translation MRHDYATPHRSSKDVADRNDAPLLTYDGFGHIAYRSGRDCVSKALDAFLIDKTPVPDGTVCPGATTVP
- the argH gene encoding argininosuccinate lyase, with amino-acid sequence MSKLWGGRFTGGPAEALAALSVSTHFDMRLASYDLAASKAHARVLHRAGLLDDEEVGRLLDALDALSHEVASGEFTARPEEEDVHAALERGLVERLGPLGGKLRAGRSRNDQTACELRMYCRDHTRQLAADLLDLIDALTAQAVEHASTPVPGMTHLQHAQPVTFGHQLLAHVQALLRDLERLRDWDSRAAVSPLGSGALAGSSLPLDPVAVAAELGFESCAANSMDGVADRDFVAELLFVTALIGVHLSRLSEEVILWSCQEFSWITLDDAYSTGSSIMPQKKNPDIAELTRGKAGRLIGDLTGLLATLKGQPLTYNRDLQEDKEPVFDALDTLKLVLPALAGMIATMTVHGDRMAAAAPIGYSLATEVADWLVREGVPFKDAHEITGALVAHCAKNGIELHEVSDADLATISPHLNASVRDVLTVEGALAARTTPGSTGPGPVADQLAAVREALPTWRGWAAAQVVPD
- a CDS encoding NAD(P)H-binding protein is translated as MADNTILVIGSTGKIGRHVAERLRERDVTVKAASRSGPVHFDWHDEATWPGALDGAQGAYLVDSQDADRVPLLRRFSALAAHRGLRRLVFLSAREAESVNPTLEEKEAAIKDAGTEWTILRPVWFNQNFSEVAAFREPLRAGELRLPAGDGPQPFIDAEDIAEVAAAALTTDGHHGRTYDLSGPEAISFGEAVAHIAKATGRDLRYRPVSAEDYVADPAAFGAQPGQAEGYALLMAAIAEGKTSHLSDGVKQALGRDPRGFAEYAVKTAATGVWDA